Proteins co-encoded in one Brassica oleracea var. oleracea cultivar TO1000 chromosome C4, BOL, whole genome shotgun sequence genomic window:
- the LOC106337354 gene encoding bifunctional aspartate aminotransferase and glutamate/aspartate-prephenate aminotransferase, whose product MSSETSAAVISSAFTAAPYPDSKKPIGSIRFQPLPLSPSYCKVSSRICAMAKPNDSETLSLSVDTSLSPRVKSLKPSKTMVITDLASTLVQSGVPVIRLAAGEPDFDTPQIVAEAGINAIRDGFTRYSLNAGITELREAICRKLEEENGLSYAPDQILVSNGAKQSLLQAVLAVCSPGDEVIIPAPYWVSYTEQARLADATPVIIPTKISDNFLLDPKDLESKLTEKSRLLILCSPSNPTGSVYPKSLLEEIARIVAKHPKLMVLSDEIYEHIIYAPATHTSFASLPNMYERTLTVNGFSKAFAMTGWRLGYLAGPKHIVAACSKLQGQVSSGASSIAQKAGVAALGLGKAGGETVAEMVKAYRERRDFLVKNFREMEGVKISEPQGAFYLFIDFSAYYGSEAEGFGLIKDSSSLALYFLDKFQVAMVPGDAFGDDTCIRISYATSLDVLRAAVVKIKKALEPLRATVSV is encoded by the exons ATGTCTTCTGAGACCTCCGCCGCCGTCATTTCGTCCGCATTCACCGCCGCACCGTACCCAGATTCAAAGAAACCAATCGGGTCGATCCGGTTCCAACCACTCCCTCTCTCCCCCTC GTACTGTAAGGTTTCATCTAGAATCTGTGCCATGGCCAAACCAAATGATTCAGAGACTCTGTCTTTATCAGTGGATACTTCACTTAGCCCTCGTGTCAAATCCTTAAAACCCTCCAAGACTATGGTTATTACCGATCTTGCCTCCACTCTTGTTCAGTCCGGTGTTCCCGTTATCAGACTCGCTGCTGGAGAACCTGATTTCGATACACCTCAAATCGTAGCTGAG GCTGGGATCAATGCGATTCGAGATGGTTTCACTAGGTATTCGCTGAATGCAGGTATTACAGAACTTAGAGAAGCGATCTGTCGCAAGCTAGAAG AGGAAAATGGATTGTCTTATGCACCGGATCAGATCTTGGTTAGCAATGGAGCTAAGCAAAGTCTCTTACAAGCAGTGCTTGCTGTTTGCTCTCCTGGAGATGAA GTTATAATTCCAGCACCGTATTGGGTAAGTTACACTGAACAGGCGAGACTGGCGGATGCAACACCTGTGATTATTCCTACCAAGATCTCTGATAACTTCTTGTTGGATCCAAAGGATCTTGAGTCTAAACTGACTGAAAAATCTAGACTTCTTATCCTCTGCTCTCCTTCGAACCCTACTGGATCTGTTTACCCCAAGAGTTTGCTTGAAGAGATTGCACGGATCGTTGCTAAACACCCAAAGCTTATG GTGTTATCAGATGAAATATATGAACACATTATATATGCGCCTGCAACTCACACAAGCTTTGCTTCTTTGCCTAACATGTATGAAAGAACTTTGACAGTAAACGGTTTCTCCAAG GCTTTCGCTATGACGGGTTGGAGGCTTGGATACCTCGCTGGTCCTAAACATATAGTGGCAGCTTGCAGTAAATTACAAGGACAGGTTAGTTCAGGAGCTAGTAGCATTGCTCAGAAGGCAGGTGTTGCTGCACTTGGGTTAGGAAAAGCTGGAGGAGAGACTGTAGCTGAGATGGTGAAAGCATACAGAGAGAGACGAGATTTCTTGGTTAAAAACTTTCGTGAAATGGAAGGTGTTAAGATCTCTGAACCTCAG GGAGCCTTTTATCTCTTTATTGACTTCAGTGCTTACTACGGATCAGAAGCTGAAGGTTTTGGTTTGATCAAGGACTCATCATCTCTTGCATTATACTTTCTTGACAAGTTTCAG GTTGCAATGGTTCCTGGAGATGCTTTTGGGGACGATACTTGTATTAGGATTTCATACGCCACATCTCTCGACGTTCTACGAGCTGCAGTTGTGAAGATCAAGAAAGCTCTTGAGCCACTCCGTGCCACTGTCTCCGTGTAA
- the LOC106341683 gene encoding probable F-box protein At5g04010 yields the protein MSLFTSFVVARVLSSPSAVKKNPLKRKRDDEITQEKAAPMVVPKEDDEHEHTEPHPPSWEVLCVLGPYMEPETLAIASCVSTTWLDCFSSDNLWKALLTSRSSQRSSPYEVVLQNTETISYKHLVSAVETDAKRRRKDQVAEAVKILLSDLSFIVHVSTKTKKASVYKMGKDLVFGPNDKFQIEVDVSNAAITAGEEDVRMTWQVMYKGKFFTLADTSRTSLDTKYGWFTEKLEDKCNRKLVGDVKPRFNQDVLEKIGFTIVDSDGWGSLLLGGFLRYLQRFFLE from the coding sequence ATGTCTCTCTTTACCTCCTTCGTTGTTGCACGTGTTTTGTCCTCTCCCTCCGCCGTGAAAAAGAACCCCCTGAAACGCAAACGCGACGATGAGATCACTCAAGAGAAAGCCGCACCTATGGTTGTGCCTAAAGAAGACGACGAACATGAACATACCGAGCCACATCCACCGTCTTGGGAGGTGCTATGCGTTCTTGGTCCTTACATGGAGCCTGAGACTCTCGCCATCGCCTCTTGCGTCTCAACCACGTGGTTAGATTGTTTCTCCTCTGACAATCTATGGAAGGCTCTCTTAACCTCAAGGTCTTCACAGCGCTCCTCTCCCTATGAGGTCGTATTACAAAACACTGAAACTATCTCGTACAAACACCTTGTCTCCGCCGTTGAAACGGACGCTAAACGCCGCCGAAAAGATCAAGTGGCGGAAGCCGTCAAGATACTACTCTCTGATCTCAGCTTCATCGTCCACGTTTCCACTAAAACAAAGAAAGCATCGGTTTACAAAATGGGTAAAGATCTCGTGTTTGGTCCTAATGACAAGTTCCAAATCGAAGTCGACGTAAGCAACGCAGCTATCACTGCCGGTGAAGAAGACGTGAGGATGACGTGGCAAGTCATGTACAAAGGAAAGTTCTTCACGCTAGCGGATACTTCAAGAACGTCGTTGGACACAAAGTATGGGTGGTTCACCGAGAAACTTGAAGACAAGTGTAACCGCAAGCTAGTAGGTGACGTCAAGCCGAGATTTAACCAGGATGTTCTTGAGAAGATTGGGTTTACGATAGTAGACTCAGACGGCTGGGGATCTCTGTTACTTGGCGGGTTTTTAAGATATCTTCAACGATTTTTCTTGGAATGA